A window from Mus caroli chromosome 2, CAROLI_EIJ_v1.1, whole genome shotgun sequence encodes these proteins:
- the Rassf2 gene encoding ras association domain-containing protein 2: protein MDYTHQPALIPCGQDKYMPKSELLLHLKTYNLYYEGQNLQLRHREEEDEFIVEGLLNISWGLRRPIRLQMQDDHERIRPPPSSSSWHSGCNLGAQGTTLKPLTMPTVQISEVDMPVEGLETHSPTDSRGLKPVQEDTPQLMRTRSDVGVRRRGNVRTSSDQRRIRRHRFSINGHFYNHKTSVFTPAYGSVTNVRINSTMTTPQVLKLLLNKFKIENSAEEFALYVVHTSGEKQKLKNSDYPLIARILQGPCEQISKVFLMEKDQVEEVTYDVAQYIKFEMPVLKSFIQKLQEEEDREVEKLMRKYTVLRLMIRQRLEEIAETPETI from the exons GAGTGAACTTCTCCTACATCTGAAGACCTACAACTTGTACTATGAAGGCCAAAACCTGCAACTCCGACACCGAGAG GAGGAAGATGAGTTCATTGTGGAGGGGTTACTGAACATCTCCTGGGGGCTGCGCAGGCCCATTCGGCTGCAGATGCAGGATGACCACGAACGCATTCGtccccctccatcctcctcctcctggcacTCCGGCTGTAACCTGGGCGCACAGGG CACCACACTGAAGCCCCTCACCATGCCCACTGTTCAGATCTCAGAAGTGGATATGCCAGTTGAAGGCCTCGAGACACACAGCCCAACAG ATTCCAGAGGCCTGAAGCCTGTGCAGGAGGACACCCCACAGTTGATGCGCACACGCAGCGATGTTGGGGTGCGTCGCCGTGGCAATGTGAGGACATCCAGTGACCAGCGACGGATCAGACGCCATCGTTTCTCCATCAATGGCCATTTCTATAACCACAAG ACATCAGTGTTCACACCAGCCTATGGCTCTGTCACCAACGTCCGCATCAACAGCACCATGACCACTCCGCAGGTCCTGAAGTTGTTGCTCAACAAGTTTAAG ATTGAGAACTCTGCAGAGGAGTTTGCGCTGTACGTGGTCCACACCAGCGGTG aaaagcagaaactgaagaactcCGACTACCCTCTGATCGCCCGCATCCTCCAGGGCCCATGTGAACAGATCTCCAAAGTTTTCCTGATGGAGAAGGACCAGGTGGAGGAGGTCACCTATGAC GTGGCCCAGTATATAAAGTTCGAGATGCCAGTCCTTAAAAGCTTCATTCAGAAACTCCAGGAGGAGGAAGACCGGGAGGTGGAAAAGCTGATGCGCAA GTACACCGTGCTCCGGCTAATGATTCGGCAAAGGCTCGAGGAAATAGCAGAGACCCCCGAGACTATCTGA